In Euphorbia lathyris chromosome 9, ddEupLath1.1, whole genome shotgun sequence, the following are encoded in one genomic region:
- the LOC136205476 gene encoding probable LRR receptor-like serine/threonine-protein kinase At1g56140 isoform X1, with the protein MKNRMNSSPPSSTSVFLLHLSFLLLLLNSSTAQNVTTDPAEVRALNTIFEGWDLKAIDTWNISGEPCSGTAIDQSEFEVPGNNPAIKCDCSFNKNSTCHIIRLRVFDLNKRGVIPEAIVELKHLIFLKLDKNYFTGPLPAFIGNLTALRGLSIAHNAFSGTIPNEIGNLKDLTLLSLGVNNFSGTLPPEIGNLVKLEQLYINSCGLEGEIPTTFAKLRSMRILWAFDNPFTGKIPDFIGNWTGLDTLRLQGNSFEGPIPSSFSKLVSMINLRISDLHNASSSLEFIKDMKNLTDLTLRNALINDIIPSNIGEYRSLKTLDLSFNNLTGQIPNALFTLTSLESLFLGNNSFSGGLPDEKSDILQTIDLSYNQLTGSFPSWVNPNLQLNFVANNFLFDNSNISVIPGLNCLQRNFPCNRNAPRYANVSIKCGGPEMIINGRVYEAENSSLGAASFYIASSQKWAVSTTGMFVDRVNPTYVEDTLSQVTSTNTPELYLTSRLAPGSLRYFGLGLENGNYTVSLLFAETGFKHRSSQIWESAARRVFDIYVQGKMQLRAFDIARETGDVERAVTKTFNATVTENHLEIHLFWAGKGTCCTPVQGYYGPIISALSVVPEFRPSVSGIPPGLPRKKNTQGLIAGITVSAGVLSFILIVAIVYIRRKAALDDELVLSGIGSRPITFSYSELKTATKDFSPSNQLGEGGYGPVYKGTLSDGREVAVKQLSLASHQGKDQFITEIATISAVQHRNLVKLYGCCIEGNRRLLVYEYLENKSLDKALFEANGLHLDWETRFNVCLGIARGLAYLHEESRPRIVHRDVKASNILLDSELCPKISDFGLAKLYDEKHTHISTRVAGTIGYMAPEYAMRGHLTEKADVFSFGVLALEILSGIPNYENNSIERKVYLLGWAWNLYENNQTLALLDPTLMGFEENEALRVIGVALLCTQASPLLRPTMSRAVAMLTGDIEVSSVTSKPSYLSDWDVKDVNCGFSYGNNTSTFTKSEINATERYGSRNDIKLDVNLGFDPTPSPVNVTETRLSDIIGGGR; encoded by the exons ATGAAGAACCGGATGAActcttctcctccttcttctacTTCAGTGTTTCTTCTTCACTtgagttttcttcttcttcttcttaactCTTCCACTGCTCAAAATGTTACCACGGACCCAGCTGAAG TGAGAGCACTGAACACGATATTTGAAGGATGGGATTTGAAAGCAATAGATACTTGGAATATAAGTGGAGAGCCATGCAGTGGAACTGCCATTGATCAATCTGAATTTGAAGTTCCTGGCAATAATCCAGCTATCAAATGCGATTGCTCCTTTAACAAAAATTCCACGTGCCACATCATAAGACT GAGAGTGTTTGACTTGAACAAACGAGGAGTAATTCCAGAAGCAATTGTAGAGTTGAAACATCTAATCTTTTT GAAACTTGACAAAAATTACTTCACAGGGCCCTTGCCTGCATTCATTGGAAACTTAACAGCACTAAGGGGTTT GTCAATTGCCCACAATGCATTTTCAGGGACCATTCCAAATGAAATTGGAAACTTGAAGGATCTAACCTTGTT GTCTCTTGGTGTAAACAATTTCTCTGGCACACTGCCCCCAGAGATAGGCAATCTAGTTAAGCTTGAGCAGCT ATATATTAATAGTTGTGGATTAGAAGGTGAAATTCCTACGACATTCGCCAAGCTTCGAAGCATGAGAATATT GTGGGCATTTGATAATCCTTTCACTGGCAAAATACCAGATTTCATTGGGAATTGGACAGGTCTTGACACATT gaGATTGCAGGGGAATTCTTTTGAAGGTCCAATACCATCCAGCTTTTCTAAGTTAGTCTCAATGATCAATCT ACGGATCAGCGATTTGCATAATGCGAGCTCATCGCTTGAATTTATAAAGGATATGAAGAATTTAACGGACTT GACTCTGAGGAATGCTTTGATTAATGATATTATTCCATCGAACATTGGAGAATACAGAAGTTTAAAAACATT GGATTTAAGCTTCAACAACTTAACAGGCCAAATTCCAAATGCTCTGTTCACTTTAACTTCTCTTGAATCCTT GTTTCTTGGAAACAATAGTTTTTCTGGAGGTCTTCCTGACGAAAAAAGCGATATTCTTCAAACCAT AGATTTATCTTACAATCAGCTTACAGGAAGCTTTCCTTCATGGGTAAACCCAAATTTACAATT GAATTTTGTTGCCAACAACTTTTTATTTGACAACTCAAACATAAG TGTTATTCCGGGATTGAATTGCCTGCAAAGAAATTTCCCTTGCAATAGGAATGCTCCTCGGT ATGCAAATGTTTCAATTAAATGTGGCGGCCCAGAGATGATAATTAATGGCAGAGTGTACGAGGCCGAAAATTCATCCTTAGGTGCTGCATCATTCTACATAGCAAGTAGCCAAAAATGGGCAGTTAGTACTACAGGCATGTTTGTTGACAGAGTAAATCCAACATATGTCGAAGATACTTTATCGCAAGTCACCAGCACCAACACCCCAGAACTTTATTTGACTTCAAGGCTCGCCCCTGGTTCGCTTAGATACTTCGGCCTAGGCCTCGAGAACGGAAATTACACAGTAAGCTTATTATTTGCGGAAACAGGATTTAAACATAGAAGCTCTCAAATCTGGGAGAGTGCTGCAAGGCGTGTTTTCGACATCTATGTTCAG GGAAAGATGCAGTTGAGAGCCTTTGACATAGCAAGGGAGACGGGTGATGTGGAAAGAGCAGTAACAAAGACTTTTAATGCTACTGTTACTGAAAACCATCTTGAAATTCACTTATTCTGGGCTGGTAAAGGTACCTGTTGCACACCTGTACAAGGCTATTATGGACCAATTATCTCAGCTTTGAGTGTTGTTCCAG AGTTTAGACCATCTGTAAGCGGAATACCACCAGGTCTTCCACGCAAGAAGAACACACAAGGATTGATTGCCGGCATTACTGTGTCTGCTGGAGTTCTAAGCTTTATATTGATTGTTGCAATCGTTTATATAAGAAGAAAAGCTGCCCTTGATGATGAATTAG TGCTTTCTGGAATAGGCTCTAGACCAATAACTTTTAGTTACTCTGAGTTAAAAACAGCCACGAAAGACTTTAGCCCCTCGAATCAACTCGGAGAGGGAGGATATGGACCTGTATACAAG GGTACACTTTCTGATGGGAGGGAAGTAGCAGTTAAGCAACTTTCTCTAGCATCACATCAAGGGAAGGATCAATTTATAACTGAGATTGCCACGATATCTGCAGTTCAACATCGGAACCTCGTGAAACTGTATGGCTGTTGTATCGAAGGAAATAGACGTCTCTTAGTTTACGAGTACCTTGAGAACAAGAGCCTTGATAAAGCACTCTTTG AGGCAAATGGCTTGCATCTTGACTGGGAAACGCGCTTCAATGTATGCCTCGGAATCGCTAGAGGGCTAGCTTATCTTCACGAAGAGTCGAGACCGAGGATTGTCCATAGAGATGTTAAAGCAAGTAACATTTTGCTTGATTCAGAACTCTGCCCCAAGATATCGGATTTTGGATTGGCAAAGCTTTATGATGAAAAGCACACCCATATAAGCACTCGGGTTGCTGGGACCAT TGGGTATATGGCACCAGAGTATGCAATGCGTGGACATCTCACAGAGAAGGCTGATGTTTTTAGCTTTGGTGTTCTTGCTTTAGAGATCCTAAGTGGAATACCAAACTATGAAAATAACTCTATCGAGAGAAAGGTTTATCTTCTTGGATGG GCATGGAATCTGTATGAAAATAACCAAACTTTGGCATTGCTGGATCCAACTTTGATGGGTTTCGAAGAAAATGAAGCTCTTAGAGTTATAGGGGTTGCTCTATTATGCACCCAAGCATCACCACTACTCCGACCGACTATGTCTCGTGCTGTAGCAATGCTCACAGGAGACATAGAAGTGAGTTCAGTGACTTCAAAACCAAGCTATTTGAGTGATTGGGATGTTAAAGATGTGAATTGTGGCTTCTCTTATGGCAACAATACTTCAACATTTACAAAATCTGAGATTAATGCAACCGAAAGATATGGAAGTCGGAATGATATTAAACTTGACGTTAACCTAGGATTTGATCCAACACCTTCTCCAGTTAATGTCACAGAAACAAGGCTTAGTGATATAATTGGGGGAGGGAGGTGA
- the LOC136205476 gene encoding probable LRR receptor-like serine/threonine-protein kinase At1g56140 isoform X2 gives MKNRMNSSPPSSTSVFLLHLSFLLLLLNSSTAQNVTTDPAEVRALNTIFEGWDLKAIDTWNISGEPCSGTAIDQSEFEVPGNNPAIKCDCSFNKNSTCHIIRLRVFDLNKRGVIPEAIVELKHLIFLKLDKNYFTGPLPAFIGNLTALRGLSIAHNAFSGTIPNEIGNLKDLTLLSLGVNNFSGTLPPEIGNLVKLEQLWAFDNPFTGKIPDFIGNWTGLDTLRLQGNSFEGPIPSSFSKLVSMINLRISDLHNASSSLEFIKDMKNLTDLTLRNALINDIIPSNIGEYRSLKTLDLSFNNLTGQIPNALFTLTSLESLFLGNNSFSGGLPDEKSDILQTIDLSYNQLTGSFPSWVNPNLQLNFVANNFLFDNSNISVIPGLNCLQRNFPCNRNAPRYANVSIKCGGPEMIINGRVYEAENSSLGAASFYIASSQKWAVSTTGMFVDRVNPTYVEDTLSQVTSTNTPELYLTSRLAPGSLRYFGLGLENGNYTVSLLFAETGFKHRSSQIWESAARRVFDIYVQGKMQLRAFDIARETGDVERAVTKTFNATVTENHLEIHLFWAGKGTCCTPVQGYYGPIISALSVVPEFRPSVSGIPPGLPRKKNTQGLIAGITVSAGVLSFILIVAIVYIRRKAALDDELVLSGIGSRPITFSYSELKTATKDFSPSNQLGEGGYGPVYKGTLSDGREVAVKQLSLASHQGKDQFITEIATISAVQHRNLVKLYGCCIEGNRRLLVYEYLENKSLDKALFEANGLHLDWETRFNVCLGIARGLAYLHEESRPRIVHRDVKASNILLDSELCPKISDFGLAKLYDEKHTHISTRVAGTIGYMAPEYAMRGHLTEKADVFSFGVLALEILSGIPNYENNSIERKVYLLGWAWNLYENNQTLALLDPTLMGFEENEALRVIGVALLCTQASPLLRPTMSRAVAMLTGDIEVSSVTSKPSYLSDWDVKDVNCGFSYGNNTSTFTKSEINATERYGSRNDIKLDVNLGFDPTPSPVNVTETRLSDIIGGGR, from the exons ATGAAGAACCGGATGAActcttctcctccttcttctacTTCAGTGTTTCTTCTTCACTtgagttttcttcttcttcttcttaactCTTCCACTGCTCAAAATGTTACCACGGACCCAGCTGAAG TGAGAGCACTGAACACGATATTTGAAGGATGGGATTTGAAAGCAATAGATACTTGGAATATAAGTGGAGAGCCATGCAGTGGAACTGCCATTGATCAATCTGAATTTGAAGTTCCTGGCAATAATCCAGCTATCAAATGCGATTGCTCCTTTAACAAAAATTCCACGTGCCACATCATAAGACT GAGAGTGTTTGACTTGAACAAACGAGGAGTAATTCCAGAAGCAATTGTAGAGTTGAAACATCTAATCTTTTT GAAACTTGACAAAAATTACTTCACAGGGCCCTTGCCTGCATTCATTGGAAACTTAACAGCACTAAGGGGTTT GTCAATTGCCCACAATGCATTTTCAGGGACCATTCCAAATGAAATTGGAAACTTGAAGGATCTAACCTTGTT GTCTCTTGGTGTAAACAATTTCTCTGGCACACTGCCCCCAGAGATAGGCAATCTAGTTAAGCTTGAGCAGCT GTGGGCATTTGATAATCCTTTCACTGGCAAAATACCAGATTTCATTGGGAATTGGACAGGTCTTGACACATT gaGATTGCAGGGGAATTCTTTTGAAGGTCCAATACCATCCAGCTTTTCTAAGTTAGTCTCAATGATCAATCT ACGGATCAGCGATTTGCATAATGCGAGCTCATCGCTTGAATTTATAAAGGATATGAAGAATTTAACGGACTT GACTCTGAGGAATGCTTTGATTAATGATATTATTCCATCGAACATTGGAGAATACAGAAGTTTAAAAACATT GGATTTAAGCTTCAACAACTTAACAGGCCAAATTCCAAATGCTCTGTTCACTTTAACTTCTCTTGAATCCTT GTTTCTTGGAAACAATAGTTTTTCTGGAGGTCTTCCTGACGAAAAAAGCGATATTCTTCAAACCAT AGATTTATCTTACAATCAGCTTACAGGAAGCTTTCCTTCATGGGTAAACCCAAATTTACAATT GAATTTTGTTGCCAACAACTTTTTATTTGACAACTCAAACATAAG TGTTATTCCGGGATTGAATTGCCTGCAAAGAAATTTCCCTTGCAATAGGAATGCTCCTCGGT ATGCAAATGTTTCAATTAAATGTGGCGGCCCAGAGATGATAATTAATGGCAGAGTGTACGAGGCCGAAAATTCATCCTTAGGTGCTGCATCATTCTACATAGCAAGTAGCCAAAAATGGGCAGTTAGTACTACAGGCATGTTTGTTGACAGAGTAAATCCAACATATGTCGAAGATACTTTATCGCAAGTCACCAGCACCAACACCCCAGAACTTTATTTGACTTCAAGGCTCGCCCCTGGTTCGCTTAGATACTTCGGCCTAGGCCTCGAGAACGGAAATTACACAGTAAGCTTATTATTTGCGGAAACAGGATTTAAACATAGAAGCTCTCAAATCTGGGAGAGTGCTGCAAGGCGTGTTTTCGACATCTATGTTCAG GGAAAGATGCAGTTGAGAGCCTTTGACATAGCAAGGGAGACGGGTGATGTGGAAAGAGCAGTAACAAAGACTTTTAATGCTACTGTTACTGAAAACCATCTTGAAATTCACTTATTCTGGGCTGGTAAAGGTACCTGTTGCACACCTGTACAAGGCTATTATGGACCAATTATCTCAGCTTTGAGTGTTGTTCCAG AGTTTAGACCATCTGTAAGCGGAATACCACCAGGTCTTCCACGCAAGAAGAACACACAAGGATTGATTGCCGGCATTACTGTGTCTGCTGGAGTTCTAAGCTTTATATTGATTGTTGCAATCGTTTATATAAGAAGAAAAGCTGCCCTTGATGATGAATTAG TGCTTTCTGGAATAGGCTCTAGACCAATAACTTTTAGTTACTCTGAGTTAAAAACAGCCACGAAAGACTTTAGCCCCTCGAATCAACTCGGAGAGGGAGGATATGGACCTGTATACAAG GGTACACTTTCTGATGGGAGGGAAGTAGCAGTTAAGCAACTTTCTCTAGCATCACATCAAGGGAAGGATCAATTTATAACTGAGATTGCCACGATATCTGCAGTTCAACATCGGAACCTCGTGAAACTGTATGGCTGTTGTATCGAAGGAAATAGACGTCTCTTAGTTTACGAGTACCTTGAGAACAAGAGCCTTGATAAAGCACTCTTTG AGGCAAATGGCTTGCATCTTGACTGGGAAACGCGCTTCAATGTATGCCTCGGAATCGCTAGAGGGCTAGCTTATCTTCACGAAGAGTCGAGACCGAGGATTGTCCATAGAGATGTTAAAGCAAGTAACATTTTGCTTGATTCAGAACTCTGCCCCAAGATATCGGATTTTGGATTGGCAAAGCTTTATGATGAAAAGCACACCCATATAAGCACTCGGGTTGCTGGGACCAT TGGGTATATGGCACCAGAGTATGCAATGCGTGGACATCTCACAGAGAAGGCTGATGTTTTTAGCTTTGGTGTTCTTGCTTTAGAGATCCTAAGTGGAATACCAAACTATGAAAATAACTCTATCGAGAGAAAGGTTTATCTTCTTGGATGG GCATGGAATCTGTATGAAAATAACCAAACTTTGGCATTGCTGGATCCAACTTTGATGGGTTTCGAAGAAAATGAAGCTCTTAGAGTTATAGGGGTTGCTCTATTATGCACCCAAGCATCACCACTACTCCGACCGACTATGTCTCGTGCTGTAGCAATGCTCACAGGAGACATAGAAGTGAGTTCAGTGACTTCAAAACCAAGCTATTTGAGTGATTGGGATGTTAAAGATGTGAATTGTGGCTTCTCTTATGGCAACAATACTTCAACATTTACAAAATCTGAGATTAATGCAACCGAAAGATATGGAAGTCGGAATGATATTAAACTTGACGTTAACCTAGGATTTGATCCAACACCTTCTCCAGTTAATGTCACAGAAACAAGGCTTAGTGATATAATTGGGGGAGGGAGGTGA